One window of Streptomyces sp. NBC_00273 genomic DNA carries:
- a CDS encoding heme ABC transporter ATP-binding protein produces MAGLLTRSRRTVPARPAPGDAVAEAVDLHLRLGQREVLAGIDLTARAGEVLALVGPNGAGKSTLLGALAADLPAASGVIRIDGRPVGDWSAPDLALRRSVLPQSAALAFPFPVEDVVRMGRAPWAGTPLAEADEEAVAVAMAATEVTDFAARPFSALSGGERARVALARVLAQRAPLLLLDEPTAALDLRHQELVLRICRERAAAGDAVVVVLHDLGLAAAYADRAAVLHDGRIATDGPPAEVFEGELLSRVYRQPVEVLPHPRTGAPLVVPVRA; encoded by the coding sequence CTGGCCGGGCTGCTCACCCGCTCGCGCAGGACCGTCCCCGCCCGCCCGGCCCCGGGCGACGCGGTCGCCGAGGCCGTGGACCTGCACCTGCGGCTCGGCCAGCGCGAGGTCCTCGCCGGGATCGACCTGACCGCCCGGGCCGGCGAGGTGCTGGCCCTGGTCGGCCCGAACGGCGCCGGCAAGTCCACGCTGCTGGGTGCGCTCGCCGCCGACCTGCCCGCCGCCTCCGGGGTGATCCGGATCGACGGCCGCCCGGTGGGCGACTGGAGCGCCCCGGACCTCGCCCTGCGCCGCTCCGTACTTCCCCAGTCGGCCGCGCTCGCCTTCCCCTTCCCGGTGGAGGACGTCGTACGGATGGGCCGCGCGCCCTGGGCCGGCACCCCCCTCGCCGAGGCCGACGAGGAGGCGGTGGCCGTGGCCATGGCCGCCACCGAGGTCACGGACTTCGCCGCGCGACCCTTCTCCGCCCTCTCCGGCGGCGAGCGGGCCCGGGTCGCGCTGGCCCGCGTACTGGCCCAGCGGGCCCCGCTGCTGCTGCTCGACGAGCCGACCGCCGCGCTCGACCTGCGCCACCAGGAGCTCGTGCTGCGCATCTGCCGGGAGCGGGCGGCGGCCGGGGACGCGGTCGTCGTCGTCCTGCACGACCTGGGGCTGGCCGCCGCCTACGCGGACCGGGCCGCCGTCCTGCACGACGGGCGGATCGCCACGGACGGCCCGCCGGCCGAGGTGTTCGAGGGCGAGCTGCTGAGCCGGGTCTACCGGCAGCCCGTGGAGGTCCTCCCGCACCCGCGCACCGGGGCCCCGCTGGTGGTTCCCGTACGGGCTTGA